A genomic stretch from Kribbella amoyensis includes:
- a CDS encoding metallophosphoesterase family protein — protein MGEYHRATRPGQWSRSWVAVIALTVALAGAGCNDDAMPARAGAPSAGSTSPTTAASGAVLVGAGDIGLCGKDADEATAALLDRIPGTVFTAGDNAYEDGSAKDFSSCYQPSWGKQRDRTRPAAGNHEYHTHGAEAYFQYFGSAAGDPSKGYYSYDLGGWHVVVLNSNCDDVGGCAADSAQARWLREDLAAHPAKCALAYWHHAYFTSGDHHEPAEFMRPLVDELSDGGVDVVVAAHNHNYERFAPQTPDRVPAENGLRAFVVGTGGASLNGFGKPQPNSEAREAKTYGLLKLTLDQGTYTWEFVPVPDEKFTDVGKGTCH, from the coding sequence ATGGGGGAGTACCACCGCGCGACCCGGCCGGGCCAGTGGTCGCGATCCTGGGTCGCCGTGATCGCCTTGACGGTCGCCCTGGCCGGCGCCGGCTGTAATGATGACGCCATGCCCGCGCGGGCGGGTGCGCCGTCGGCCGGTAGCACCTCACCGACGACGGCCGCGAGCGGAGCGGTCCTGGTCGGGGCGGGTGACATCGGCCTGTGCGGCAAGGACGCGGACGAGGCGACGGCGGCACTGCTCGACCGGATCCCGGGGACGGTGTTCACCGCTGGGGACAACGCGTACGAGGACGGGTCGGCGAAGGACTTCAGCAGTTGCTACCAACCGTCCTGGGGCAAGCAACGTGATCGGACCAGGCCCGCGGCAGGCAATCACGAGTACCACACCCACGGCGCCGAGGCGTACTTCCAGTACTTCGGCAGCGCGGCCGGTGATCCGTCGAAGGGCTACTACTCGTACGACCTGGGCGGCTGGCACGTGGTCGTGCTGAACTCGAACTGCGACGACGTCGGCGGCTGCGCAGCCGACTCGGCCCAGGCTCGCTGGCTCCGCGAGGACCTGGCCGCGCACCCGGCGAAGTGCGCCCTCGCGTACTGGCACCACGCGTACTTCACCTCGGGCGATCACCACGAACCGGCCGAGTTCATGCGCCCGCTGGTCGACGAGTTGTCCGACGGTGGTGTCGACGTGGTGGTTGCCGCGCACAACCACAATTACGAGCGCTTCGCCCCGCAGACCCCGGACCGTGTCCCGGCCGAGAACGGGCTCCGCGCCTTCGTCGTCGGCACCGGCGGCGCGTCCCTCAACGGCTTCGGCAAACCCCAACCGAACAGCGAGGCCCGCGAGGCGAAGACGTACGGACTGCTCAAGCTCACCCTGGACCAGGGCACGTACACCTGGGAGTTCGTCCCGGTCCCGGACGAGAAGTTCACCGACGTCGGCAAGGGCACCTGCCACTGA
- a CDS encoding phosphocholine-specific phospholipase C, whose translation MAEINRRRFLQLAGGSAAFAAMASSIDQAAAIPPNRRYGDLRDVEHIVVLMQENRSFDHYFGSLQGVRGFGDPRPATLPSGRSVWHQADGDREVLPFRPAADNLGLQFIQDLAHGWNDGHAAVADGRYDGWIPAKTATTMAYLTREDIPFHYALADRFTLCDAYHCSFVGSTDPNRYYLWSGYTGNDGTGGGPVLGNDELGYGWTTYPERLEAAGVSWKIYQDVGDGLDADGGWGWIDDAYRGNYGDNSLLYFDNYRNATPGDPLYDKARTGTNAKAGENLFGQLRADVRAGRLPQISWIAAPEAFTEHPNWPANYGAWYISQVLDALTSDPDVWSKTAFLITYDENDGFFDHVIPPYPPMSAAQGLSTVDAGPDLYPGSSRYVAGSYGLGQRVPMLVVSPWSTGGYVCSQVFDHTSVIRFMEKRFGVHEPNISPWRRAICGDLTSAFDFSSENSKPARLPDTSAYRPPDNKRHPDYVPTPPAVGELPSQERGSRRTRPLPYAPSVDGLADPATGKYQLTFASGPDAAAQFQVIAANRTDGPWTYTTEAGKSLSDSWNSAYSQGSYDLTVFGPNGFLRSFRGKPVAGPEVKARHNARTGNLDLTLANHGSTDHHLTITNAYGGRPKQLNVRAGTTAKYSVELTHRWYDVEVVSVSDDAFRRRLAGHVETGAAGVTDPAIHTD comes from the coding sequence ATGGCAGAGATCAACCGTCGCCGGTTCCTCCAGCTCGCCGGTGGCAGCGCCGCCTTCGCCGCGATGGCGAGCAGCATCGACCAGGCCGCCGCGATCCCCCCGAACCGCCGCTACGGCGACCTCCGCGACGTCGAACACATCGTCGTGCTGATGCAGGAGAACCGATCCTTCGACCACTACTTCGGCTCGCTGCAGGGCGTCCGCGGCTTCGGCGATCCACGGCCGGCCACGCTGCCCAGCGGCCGCTCGGTCTGGCACCAGGCCGACGGCGACCGCGAGGTACTGCCGTTCCGGCCGGCCGCGGACAACCTCGGTCTGCAGTTCATCCAGGACCTCGCGCACGGCTGGAACGACGGCCACGCCGCGGTCGCCGACGGCCGGTACGACGGCTGGATCCCGGCGAAGACGGCCACCACGATGGCGTACCTGACCCGCGAGGACATCCCGTTCCACTACGCGCTCGCCGACAGGTTCACCTTGTGCGACGCGTACCACTGCTCGTTCGTCGGCTCCACCGACCCGAACCGGTACTACCTGTGGTCCGGGTACACCGGCAACGACGGCACCGGCGGCGGCCCCGTCCTCGGCAACGACGAACTCGGCTACGGCTGGACCACGTACCCCGAGCGGCTCGAGGCGGCCGGGGTGTCGTGGAAGATCTACCAGGACGTCGGCGACGGCCTGGACGCCGACGGTGGGTGGGGCTGGATCGACGACGCCTACCGCGGCAACTACGGCGACAACTCGCTGCTGTACTTCGACAACTACCGCAACGCCACGCCCGGCGACCCGCTGTACGACAAGGCCCGGACCGGGACGAACGCGAAGGCGGGCGAGAACCTCTTCGGGCAGCTACGAGCCGACGTCCGGGCCGGCCGGCTCCCGCAGATCTCCTGGATCGCGGCGCCCGAGGCGTTCACCGAGCACCCGAACTGGCCGGCCAACTACGGCGCCTGGTACATCTCCCAGGTCCTCGACGCGCTCACCTCGGACCCGGACGTGTGGAGCAAGACCGCGTTCCTCATCACCTACGACGAGAACGACGGCTTCTTCGACCACGTGATCCCGCCGTACCCGCCGATGTCGGCCGCTCAGGGACTGTCCACCGTCGACGCCGGCCCCGACCTGTATCCGGGCAGCAGCAGGTACGTGGCCGGGTCGTACGGACTTGGCCAGCGGGTACCGATGCTGGTGGTCTCGCCCTGGAGCACCGGTGGGTACGTCTGCTCGCAGGTCTTCGACCACACCTCGGTGATCCGGTTCATGGAGAAGCGGTTCGGGGTGCACGAGCCGAACATCTCGCCCTGGCGCCGCGCGATCTGCGGCGACCTCACCTCGGCGTTCGACTTCTCCTCCGAGAACAGCAAACCGGCCCGGCTGCCCGACACCTCGGCGTACCGGCCGCCCGACAACAAGCGGCACCCTGACTACGTCCCGACGCCGCCCGCCGTCGGCGAGCTCCCGAGCCAGGAACGAGGATCCCGCCGGACCCGGCCGCTGCCGTACGCGCCTTCAGTCGACGGGCTGGCGGATCCGGCGACGGGCAAGTACCAGCTGACGTTCGCCTCGGGACCGGACGCGGCCGCGCAGTTCCAGGTGATCGCGGCGAACCGGACCGACGGGCCGTGGACCTACACGACCGAGGCGGGCAAATCCCTCAGCGACAGCTGGAACTCGGCGTACTCGCAGGGCAGTTACGACCTCACCGTGTTCGGCCCGAACGGGTTCCTGCGGTCGTTCCGCGGCAAGCCGGTCGCCGGTCCCGAGGTCAAGGCCCGGCACAACGCCCGGACCGGCAACCTGGACCTGACCCTCGCCAACCACGGCAGCACGGACCACCACCTGACCATCACCAACGCGTACGGCGGCCGGCCGAAGCAGCTCAACGTCCGGGCCGGCACGACCGCGAAGTACTCGGTCGAGCTGACGCATCGCTGGTACGACGTCGAGGTGGTCTCGGTGTCCGACGACGCGTTCCGGCGCCGGCTGGCCGGGCACGTGGAGACCGGGGCCGCGGGCGTCACCGATCCGGCGATCCACACCGACTGA
- a CDS encoding LysE family translocator, whose translation MPEPSTFLTFCLATVAVLLIPGPSVAYVVSCSLEHGRKAGLWSVLGLETGALLHVVGAAFGVGAVLASSPGLFGCVKAAGACYLLGLGIAQFLRRDVTQSQPRHRAESSSSLRIFRDGVLVDLLNPKTVLFFLAFLPQFVQPGSGPLQILVLGGYFVLLAAACDAAYAVAAGGFATRVRRSVRTRRWIAKVTGGVYVGLAGVAVLA comes from the coding sequence ATGCCGGAACCGAGTACTTTTCTGACCTTCTGCCTGGCCACAGTCGCGGTCCTGCTGATTCCGGGTCCCTCGGTCGCCTACGTCGTCTCGTGCAGTCTGGAGCACGGCCGGAAGGCGGGGCTGTGGTCGGTCCTTGGCCTGGAGACGGGGGCGTTGCTGCACGTCGTGGGTGCGGCGTTCGGGGTGGGGGCCGTGCTCGCGTCGTCGCCCGGGTTGTTCGGGTGCGTCAAGGCGGCGGGCGCGTGTTACCTGCTGGGGTTGGGGATCGCGCAGTTCCTTCGCCGGGACGTCACGCAGTCGCAGCCACGGCACCGGGCCGAGTCGAGTTCGTCCCTGCGGATCTTCCGCGACGGGGTCCTCGTCGACCTGCTCAATCCGAAGACGGTGCTGTTCTTCCTCGCGTTCCTGCCGCAGTTCGTCCAGCCGGGATCCGGGCCGCTGCAGATCCTCGTCCTCGGCGGCTACTTCGTGCTGCTCGCGGCCGCCTGCGACGCGGCGTACGCCGTCGCCGCGGGCGGCTTCGCGACCAGGGTCAGGCGGTCGGTCCGGACCCGCCGCTGGATCGCCAAGGTGACCGGCGGGGTGTACGTCGGCCTGGCGGGCGTGGCCGTCCTCGCCTGA
- a CDS encoding ABC transporter ATP-binding protein has product MTKTIELKGVQQRFHARGTAGGYLTAVDDASFTLSAEPAQVTSLVGQSGSGKSTIARNVLGLQKPTAGDVLYNGKDIFQLSRAEYDDYRRNVQPVFQDPYAIFNPFYRVDRVLWKAVKKFGLASTREAGLALIEESLRAVKLEPERVLGRYPHQLSGGQRQRVMLARVHMLRPAFIIADEPVSMLDAQVRKLFLDILLDFQRDHGMTTLFITHDLSTVYYLGGDVMVITKGVIVERGPVDTVMHEPSHPYTKLLLDSIPQPDPDQRWTDRIEVDELGEEEKAEAKLASTPETPVI; this is encoded by the coding sequence ATGACCAAGACGATCGAACTCAAGGGCGTTCAGCAACGGTTCCACGCCCGCGGCACGGCCGGCGGGTACCTGACCGCGGTCGACGACGCCAGCTTCACGCTGTCGGCCGAGCCGGCCCAGGTGACCAGCCTGGTCGGCCAGAGCGGCAGCGGGAAGAGCACCATCGCCCGCAACGTGCTCGGCCTGCAGAAGCCGACCGCGGGCGACGTGCTCTACAACGGCAAGGACATCTTCCAGCTGAGCCGCGCGGAGTACGACGACTACCGCCGCAACGTGCAGCCGGTGTTCCAGGACCCGTACGCGATCTTCAACCCGTTCTACCGGGTGGACCGGGTGCTCTGGAAGGCGGTGAAGAAGTTCGGCCTCGCGTCCACCCGGGAGGCGGGGCTGGCACTGATCGAGGAGTCGCTGCGGGCGGTGAAGCTGGAGCCGGAGCGCGTCCTCGGCCGGTACCCGCACCAGCTGTCCGGGGGCCAGCGGCAACGGGTGATGCTGGCCCGCGTGCACATGTTGCGGCCGGCCTTCATCATCGCCGACGAGCCGGTGTCGATGCTGGACGCCCAGGTGCGCAAGCTGTTCCTGGACATCCTGCTCGACTTCCAGCGCGACCACGGGATGACGACCCTGTTCATCACCCACGACCTGTCCACCGTGTACTACCTCGGCGGCGACGTCATGGTCATCACCAAGGGCGTCATCGTCGAACGCGGTCCGGTCGACACCGTGATGCACGAGCCGTCGCACCCGTACACCAAGCTGCTGCTCGACTCGATCCCGCAGCCCGACCCGGACCAGCGCTGGACCGACCGGATCGAGGTGGACGAACTGGGCGAGGAGGAGAAGGCGGAGGCCAAGCTCGCGTCCACCCCGGAGACCCCGGTCATCTAG
- a CDS encoding ABC transporter ATP-binding protein, with product MSDTVNDTVLEIKGLQVKYLTTRGDVTAVDGLDLEVRRGEILGIAGESGSGKSTLAVALLRLLKPPGKVTAGSAMFRPEGRSPVDLLKVDGEELRVLRWSALSYLPQGSMSSLNPVMRIEDQFRDVILEHAPARKAGLSELIQRLLAQVGLEPRVARMYPHELSGGMKQRVLMAICVALEPDLVIADEPTTALDVTIQRVILQSLADLRRDFGVTLVVISHDMGVHAQLVDRVAVMYEGKLVEVGDVRQVFKDPRHEYTQQLIESIPQVGRRAS from the coding sequence GTGAGTGACACCGTGAACGACACCGTGCTGGAGATCAAAGGTCTCCAGGTGAAGTACCTGACCACCCGCGGTGACGTCACCGCGGTCGACGGACTCGACCTCGAGGTCCGACGGGGCGAGATCCTCGGCATCGCGGGAGAGTCGGGCAGCGGCAAGAGCACACTCGCCGTCGCGTTGCTGCGGTTGCTGAAGCCGCCGGGCAAGGTGACCGCGGGGAGTGCGATGTTCCGCCCCGAGGGCCGGTCGCCGGTGGACCTGCTGAAGGTCGACGGCGAGGAACTGCGGGTGCTCCGCTGGAGCGCGTTGTCGTACCTCCCGCAGGGTTCGATGAGCTCGCTCAATCCGGTGATGCGGATCGAGGACCAGTTCCGGGACGTGATCCTGGAGCACGCCCCGGCCCGGAAGGCCGGGCTGTCCGAGCTGATCCAGCGGTTGCTCGCCCAGGTCGGGCTGGAACCGCGGGTGGCCCGGATGTACCCGCACGAGCTGTCCGGCGGGATGAAGCAGCGGGTGCTGATGGCGATCTGCGTCGCCCTCGAACCCGACCTGGTGATCGCCGACGAGCCGACCACCGCGCTGGACGTGACGATCCAGCGGGTCATCCTGCAGAGCCTGGCGGACCTGCGCCGCGACTTCGGCGTCACGCTCGTCGTCATCTCCCACGACATGGGGGTGCACGCACAGCTGGTGGACCGGGTGGCCGTCATGTACGAGGGCAAGCTGGTCGAGGTCGGCGACGTCCGGCAGGTGTTCAAGGACCCGCGGCACGAGTACACCCAGCAGCTGATCGAGTCCATCCCGCAGGTCGGACGGAGGGCGTCATGA
- a CDS encoding ABC transporter permease, which translates to MRLLSAVLRTIRNSRRLAIGLVTLGMLVLLAVLSPLITKLIGGGIDPVELAAYERWLVPSPQHLLGTDQFGRDVFAMVIKALAVSLQIGAIAGVISTVVGVIVAFVAGYKGGWVDGVLSTFTGVLLVIPTFPLLIALSAYAKNVSLFQVGVMISIFAWPFAAKTIRSQVLSLRTRPYVDLARVSKSRDLEIIVTELLPNLLPFIGVGFASSALGAIFGLVGLEIIGLGPGGVIDLGQIIFNAINTGALTLGAWPMFAVPIILLTLLFAALNMINIGLEEVYNPRLRGVAGE; encoded by the coding sequence ATGAGACTTCTGAGCGCGGTACTGCGGACGATCCGGAACAGCCGGCGGCTGGCGATCGGACTGGTGACGCTGGGGATGCTGGTGCTGCTCGCGGTGCTCAGCCCGCTGATCACGAAGCTGATCGGCGGCGGTATCGATCCGGTCGAGCTGGCGGCGTACGAGCGGTGGCTGGTGCCGTCGCCACAGCATCTGCTCGGCACCGACCAGTTCGGCCGGGACGTGTTCGCGATGGTGATCAAGGCGCTGGCGGTGTCCCTGCAGATCGGGGCGATCGCCGGTGTCATCTCCACCGTCGTCGGCGTGATCGTGGCGTTCGTCGCCGGGTACAAGGGCGGCTGGGTGGACGGGGTGCTGTCCACCTTCACCGGCGTCCTGCTGGTCATCCCGACGTTCCCGCTGCTGATCGCGTTGTCGGCGTACGCGAAGAACGTGAGCCTGTTCCAGGTCGGCGTGATGATCTCGATCTTCGCCTGGCCGTTCGCGGCCAAGACGATCCGTTCGCAGGTGCTGAGCCTGCGGACCCGGCCGTACGTCGACCTGGCCAGGGTGAGCAAGTCCCGGGACCTGGAGATCATCGTCACCGAGCTGCTGCCGAACCTGCTGCCGTTCATCGGCGTCGGGTTCGCGTCGTCGGCGCTCGGCGCGATCTTCGGACTGGTCGGGCTGGAGATCATCGGGCTCGGGCCCGGTGGGGTGATCGACCTCGGGCAGATCATCTTCAACGCGATCAACACCGGCGCGCTGACGCTCGGGGCCTGGCCGATGTTCGCCGTCCCGATCATCCTGCTGACCTTGCTGTTCGCGGCACTGAACATGATCAACATCGGCCTCGAAGAGGTCTACAACCCGCGCCTGAGGGGAGTGGCCGGTGAGTGA
- a CDS encoding ABC transporter permease: MTATAPPAEKAAERTQESASPGALRAWLGRHPLAAYAIRRFGLYLVELWGALTIAFFFFRLMPGDPIQTLIQTLQQNYIYNQQASTELIARYRAEFGLDGNLFVQYLKYMEKLVLHGDMGPSLISYPTPAQDVILRSLPWTIGLLGISAVLSWIFGIVIGAIAGWRREKIGARIATNLSIALSHVPYFFVALILVYIFAYSLGMLPARSAYDSSITPGITPEFIGSVLKYGLLPGLSIVLIGTFSWILSTRMLMIPVLGEDYLLYAEAKGLKGSRILTRYALRNCYLPQVTAFGISLGFIFNGNVLVEQLFNYPGLGTTLVTAIQQLDFNTILGVTNIAIFSVLTAVLILDLLLPLLDPRVKYWK, encoded by the coding sequence GTGACGGCAACGGCGCCGCCCGCGGAGAAGGCCGCCGAGCGAACGCAGGAGAGCGCCTCGCCGGGCGCTCTCCGCGCGTGGCTGGGCCGGCACCCGCTGGCGGCGTACGCGATCCGCCGGTTCGGGTTGTACCTGGTCGAGCTCTGGGGTGCGCTCACCATCGCGTTCTTCTTCTTCCGGCTGATGCCCGGTGACCCGATCCAGACGCTGATCCAGACCCTGCAGCAGAACTACATCTACAACCAGCAGGCCAGTACCGAACTGATCGCCCGGTACCGGGCCGAGTTCGGGCTCGACGGCAATCTGTTCGTCCAGTACCTCAAGTACATGGAGAAGCTGGTGCTGCACGGGGACATGGGCCCGTCGCTGATCAGCTACCCGACCCCGGCCCAGGACGTCATCCTCCGATCGTTGCCCTGGACGATCGGCCTGCTCGGCATCTCGGCCGTGCTGTCCTGGATCTTCGGCATCGTCATCGGCGCGATCGCGGGCTGGCGGCGGGAGAAGATCGGTGCGCGGATCGCGACCAACCTGTCGATCGCGCTGTCGCACGTGCCGTACTTCTTCGTCGCGCTGATCCTGGTCTACATCTTCGCGTACTCACTCGGGATGTTGCCGGCCCGTTCGGCGTACGACTCCAGCATCACGCCGGGGATCACGCCGGAGTTCATCGGCAGCGTGCTCAAGTACGGCCTGCTGCCCGGCTTGTCGATCGTGCTGATCGGGACGTTCAGCTGGATCCTGTCCACCCGGATGCTGATGATCCCGGTACTCGGCGAGGACTACCTGCTGTACGCCGAGGCGAAGGGCCTGAAGGGGTCCCGGATCCTGACCCGGTACGCGCTGCGGAACTGCTACCTGCCGCAGGTCACCGCGTTCGGGATCTCGCTCGGCTTCATCTTCAACGGCAACGTGCTGGTCGAGCAGCTCTTCAACTACCCGGGTCTCGGCACGACGCTGGTCACCGCGATCCAGCAGCTCGACTTCAACACGATCCTTGGGGTGACCAACATCGCGATCTTCTCGGTACTGACCGCTGTGCTGATCCTGGACCTCCTGCTGCCGTTGCTTGACCCGCGGGTCAAGTACTGGAAGTGA
- a CDS encoding ABC transporter substrate-binding protein: protein MNDAPRPQYEDVADVVRYQLSRRNLMGGGAAVGLAGLLAACSGSSGSSYSDKPAGDKPAATKSVQIGKANIPTPRDQSVIVGQVEYTVFDSFNGMIPNGSPGGAGVELATEPLFFLSFATGKLTPWLATEYKYNDDHTELTLKFDPKAHWNDGKPLTANDFKFTVMRLKDRPDLFGGGGELKEFVKDVEVPDPQTAVVKLLKPTPRLHYNFIAAISGAPINIQPEHIWKSQDPTKYKDNPPVRSGPYKLKQAIRNQKMFVWEKDPNYWNKDKLDVQPQYVVFQSTSKQADQAALAFERAEFDVGSIDEQHAKQLRNTGYSALQTTQFHDPNPRVMWLNCDPARGVISEPKMRQAINYCLDREKIGKSIWPVEVPAAVYPWADYPTNDKWKNDELAEKYKTEFSPDKAIKLLDEIAPKNAAGKRTYKGKEVNLEIITASPVDGGEYAIANVLKTELGKVGVPATLRSLSGSVHDEKFQRGEYDIDANWAGFAIDPAQLYTDWESSKAQPIGKNAANKNKMRFRNPKFDQISRQLAGMDPTSEEAKPLLDQALEIYFQELPMLSVIQTGYPSYFNTAFWTGWPTDDDLYEVPLNWWPHFIFVLGKIKATGQKGPA, encoded by the coding sequence ATGAACGACGCCCCCCGCCCTCAGTACGAAGACGTTGCTGACGTCGTGCGGTACCAGCTCAGCCGCCGCAACCTGATGGGAGGAGGTGCCGCCGTCGGTCTGGCCGGTCTGCTCGCCGCCTGCTCGGGGAGCAGCGGCAGCTCGTACTCCGACAAACCCGCCGGCGACAAGCCGGCCGCCACGAAGTCGGTGCAGATCGGCAAGGCGAACATCCCGACACCGCGGGACCAGTCGGTCATCGTCGGCCAGGTCGAGTACACGGTCTTCGACAGCTTCAACGGAATGATCCCGAACGGCTCTCCGGGCGGTGCGGGCGTGGAGCTGGCCACCGAACCGTTGTTCTTCCTCAGCTTCGCCACCGGCAAGCTGACGCCATGGCTGGCGACGGAGTACAAGTACAACGACGACCACACCGAGCTGACCCTGAAATTCGACCCGAAGGCGCACTGGAACGACGGCAAGCCGTTGACCGCCAACGACTTCAAGTTCACCGTGATGCGGCTGAAGGACCGGCCGGACCTGTTCGGTGGCGGCGGTGAGCTGAAGGAGTTCGTCAAGGACGTCGAGGTTCCGGACCCGCAGACCGCGGTGGTCAAGCTGCTGAAGCCGACGCCGCGGCTGCACTACAACTTCATCGCCGCGATCTCCGGGGCGCCGATCAACATCCAGCCCGAGCACATCTGGAAGTCGCAGGACCCGACCAAGTACAAGGACAACCCGCCGGTCCGCAGCGGCCCGTACAAGCTGAAGCAGGCGATCCGGAACCAGAAGATGTTCGTCTGGGAGAAGGACCCGAACTACTGGAACAAGGACAAGCTCGACGTCCAGCCGCAGTACGTCGTCTTCCAGAGCACGTCGAAGCAGGCCGACCAGGCCGCGCTCGCGTTCGAGCGGGCCGAGTTCGACGTCGGCTCGATCGACGAGCAGCACGCCAAGCAGCTGCGCAACACCGGGTACTCGGCGCTGCAGACCACCCAGTTCCACGACCCGAACCCCCGGGTGATGTGGCTGAACTGCGACCCGGCCCGGGGCGTGATCTCCGAGCCGAAGATGCGGCAGGCGATCAACTACTGCCTCGACCGGGAGAAGATCGGCAAGTCGATCTGGCCGGTCGAGGTGCCGGCCGCGGTCTACCCGTGGGCCGACTACCCGACCAACGACAAGTGGAAGAACGACGAGCTGGCGGAGAAGTACAAGACCGAGTTCAGCCCGGACAAGGCGATCAAGCTGCTGGACGAGATCGCGCCGAAGAACGCGGCCGGCAAGCGGACGTACAAGGGCAAGGAGGTCAACCTCGAGATCATCACCGCCTCGCCGGTCGACGGCGGTGAGTACGCGATCGCGAACGTGCTGAAGACCGAGCTGGGCAAGGTCGGTGTCCCGGCCACCCTGCGCAGCCTCTCCGGCAGCGTGCACGACGAGAAGTTCCAGCGTGGCGAGTACGACATCGACGCCAACTGGGCCGGGTTCGCCATCGACCCCGCGCAGCTCTACACCGACTGGGAGAGCAGCAAGGCCCAGCCGATCGGCAAGAACGCGGCCAACAAGAACAAGATGCGGTTCCGGAACCCGAAGTTCGACCAGATCTCGCGGCAGCTGGCCGGGATGGACCCGACCAGCGAGGAGGCCAAGCCGCTGCTCGACCAGGCCCTGGAGATCTACTTCCAGGAGCTGCCGATGCTGTCGGTGATCCAGACCGGGTACCCGTCGTACTTCAACACCGCGTTCTGGACCGGCTGGCCGACCGACGACGACCTGTACGAGGTGCCGCTGAACTGGTGGCCGCACTTCATCTTCGTGCTCGGCAAGATCAAGGCGACCGGCCAGAAGGGACCGGCGTGA